Proteins encoded within one genomic window of Alteribacter populi:
- a CDS encoding ferredoxin family protein — protein sequence MEGDEIVAKTIEEKQYLVRFRCDTQSHLEVKDHNVCLTSCPDKDCTIFCPADVYKWEGTRMHVGYEGCHECGSCRIGCPTNNIKWEYPKGGHGIVFRLA from the coding sequence ATGGAGGGTGATGAAATAGTGGCGAAAACGATTGAAGAAAAGCAGTACCTCGTCCGTTTTCGGTGTGATACGCAATCCCACTTAGAAGTAAAAGATCATAATGTCTGTTTGACATCATGTCCGGATAAAGACTGTACAATATTTTGCCCAGCTGATGTTTACAAATGGGAAGGAACCCGGATGCATGTCGGCTATGAAGGCTGTCACGAATGCGGCAGCTGTCGAATCGGTTGTCCAACTAATAACATCAAATGGGAATATCCAAAAGGCGGTCACGGTATCGTTTTTCGGTTAGCATGA
- a CDS encoding FAD-dependent oxidoreductase, producing the protein MAEKFDVIVVGAGPAGTSCAFTAAKKGLNVLLIERGEFPGSKNVMGGILYRKQMEEIIPEFWKEAPLERPVVEQRFWFLDKESMVTTSYKGLEWGKEPFNNFTVLRAKFDRWFADKAVEQGALLINETVVLECIVEDGRVVGVRTDRPDGDLYADVVVLADGVNSLLGKSLGFHKEWRPDEVALTVMEVLKLPKKTINERFNVSDNQGVSVEIFGDSTQGLLGTAFLYTNKDSLNIGVGTTLSGMIKKKIKPYHLLEYVKDHPMVSPYIEGGETSEYLAHLIPEGGYKSVPRLVGDGVMIVGDAAQFVNAIHREGSNMAMSSGKMAAEAIVQAKELNDFTERTLDTYRKNLYNSFIGKDLKKYKDVTHTFEEHPQYMADYVPMMNRAASSFFTVDGKSKKEKQGKILRSFTEGKGKIGVAKDLYRAWRVMK; encoded by the coding sequence ATGGCTGAAAAATTTGATGTGATCGTTGTCGGGGCAGGCCCTGCTGGAACAAGTTGTGCGTTCACGGCAGCAAAAAAAGGACTAAATGTGCTATTAATCGAACGAGGTGAATTCCCGGGTTCCAAAAATGTGATGGGTGGAATATTATATCGTAAGCAAATGGAAGAAATTATTCCTGAGTTTTGGAAAGAAGCGCCATTAGAACGTCCCGTGGTGGAACAGCGTTTTTGGTTTTTAGATAAAGAATCGATGGTTACGACAAGCTATAAAGGACTCGAATGGGGAAAAGAACCGTTTAACAACTTTACTGTACTTCGTGCAAAATTTGATCGTTGGTTCGCAGACAAAGCAGTGGAGCAAGGAGCTTTACTTATCAATGAAACAGTCGTATTAGAGTGTATTGTTGAAGACGGTAGAGTGGTGGGGGTTCGAACAGACCGTCCTGATGGGGATTTATATGCTGATGTTGTAGTATTAGCAGATGGAGTCAATTCACTCTTAGGAAAAAGCCTCGGCTTTCATAAGGAGTGGCGGCCTGATGAAGTAGCCTTAACAGTCATGGAAGTGTTAAAACTTCCTAAAAAGACAATTAACGAACGATTTAACGTTTCTGATAACCAAGGGGTTTCCGTAGAAATCTTTGGTGATTCTACCCAGGGGTTATTAGGAACCGCTTTTTTGTATACGAACAAAGATAGTTTAAACATTGGTGTCGGTACGACGTTATCGGGGATGATCAAGAAAAAGATTAAGCCATACCACCTATTAGAGTATGTAAAAGACCATCCGATGGTCAGTCCTTATATTGAAGGTGGGGAAACCTCTGAATATTTAGCCCACCTCATTCCTGAAGGCGGTTACAAGTCTGTTCCACGATTAGTTGGCGACGGCGTTATGATTGTAGGCGATGCAGCTCAGTTTGTGAATGCGATCCACCGCGAAGGGTCGAACATGGCAATGAGTTCAGGAAAGATGGCTGCTGAAGCGATAGTACAGGCAAAAGAATTGAACGATTTTACCGAAAGAACGTTAGATACGTATCGAAAAAATCTTTATAACAGCTTTATCGGCAAAGATTTGAAAAAATACAAAGATGTCACTCATACGTTTGAAGAACATCCACAATATATGGCAGACTACGTCCCAATGATGAATAGAGCTGCGAGTTCATTTTTTACCGTAGATGGGAAGTCGAAAAAAGAGAAGCAGGGAAAGATTTTACGGAGTTTTACAGAGGGAAAAGGAAAAATTGGTGTAGCTAAAGATTTATACCGCGCATGGAGGGTGATGAAATAG
- a CDS encoding electron transfer flavoprotein subunit alpha/FixB family protein — protein sequence MNLDDYRGVWVFIEQKEGVLLEVGLELLAAGRDLADKLEVELCGVLLGDQVKSLTKTIFEAGADKVYVIDDPVLQLYRTETYMMAVGDLVRKYKPEIFLYGATSNGKDLASAVATEVLCGLTADTTLMDVNVDKRLFEASRPAFGGNIMATILCKKHRPQMATIRPKVIKRLPVEPGRSGEVVEEFIDVREEDLKTKVVRIVKDTKKSVNLEEASVIVSAGKGIKDEKGFAMVKELAETLNASLGASRDVVEAGICSHDHQVGQTGITVTPKVYIAIGISGAIQHLVGMQNSDLIIAINTDPDAPIFQAAHYGIIADAFEVTPLLTSAFQEALKEPSKSSLAKQDEEGVTSHG from the coding sequence ATGAACTTGGATGATTATCGGGGCGTATGGGTTTTTATTGAACAAAAGGAAGGGGTCTTACTTGAAGTAGGGTTAGAGCTTTTGGCAGCTGGAAGAGATTTAGCTGACAAGTTAGAAGTCGAGCTCTGTGGGGTTCTTTTAGGTGATCAAGTAAAGAGTCTAACAAAAACTATTTTTGAAGCAGGCGCTGATAAAGTTTATGTGATTGATGATCCAGTTTTACAATTGTATCGGACAGAGACGTACATGATGGCCGTTGGTGACTTAGTGAGAAAATATAAACCGGAAATTTTCTTGTACGGGGCTACGTCGAACGGGAAAGACCTTGCGAGTGCTGTTGCAACTGAAGTTTTGTGCGGACTTACTGCAGATACGACACTCATGGATGTAAACGTAGATAAACGATTGTTTGAAGCTAGTCGTCCTGCCTTTGGAGGCAACATTATGGCGACGATTTTGTGTAAGAAGCATCGTCCGCAAATGGCAACGATCCGTCCGAAAGTTATCAAAAGACTTCCAGTTGAGCCTGGAAGAAGTGGAGAGGTTGTTGAGGAGTTCATTGACGTACGTGAAGAAGACTTGAAAACGAAAGTAGTTCGCATTGTTAAAGACACAAAAAAATCCGTTAATTTGGAAGAGGCTAGTGTCATTGTATCGGCAGGTAAAGGGATTAAAGATGAAAAAGGTTTTGCGATGGTCAAAGAGTTAGCAGAAACGCTTAACGCCTCATTAGGAGCAAGCCGTGATGTTGTAGAAGCCGGGATCTGTAGTCACGATCACCAAGTAGGGCAAACAGGGATAACAGTCACTCCGAAAGTCTATATTGCCATAGGAATCTCAGGTGCAATCCAGCACCTTGTCGGCATGCAAAACTCTGATCTTATCATTGCGATCAATACCGATCCGGATGCACCCATTTTTCAAGCTGCTCACTATGGAATCATAGCGGATGCCTTTGAAGTTACCCCTTTATTAACATCAGCATTTCAGGAAGCACTTAAGGAGCCGTCAAAATCTAGTTTAGCGAAACAGGATGAAGAAGGAGTGACGAGCCATGGCTGA
- a CDS encoding electron transfer flavoprotein subunit beta/FixA family protein produces MHILVCIKQVPDTKIIKVNPKTNTLDRSSAPAILNPYDAHAVEEAVRLREVHGGKVTVLSMGPPQARNAIRKCVEIGADEGILISDRRFAGADTLATSYALFKAIEKIQTDQGVDLVLCGKHAIDGDTGQTGPGVARRLGIPPLTCVIKVAEMNLEKQTIRVHRKVEEGYELIHSPLPCLLTVEKAINEVRYSPLPNMLRATRYEPNVWTVDDLEDVDIKQLGLKGSPTIVGKMWPPEKSKGAQMINGDAEAQVKEVVNILLEQRELFDS; encoded by the coding sequence ATGCATATTCTTGTGTGTATTAAGCAAGTGCCAGATACGAAAATCATTAAAGTCAATCCGAAAACGAATACGCTTGACCGATCGAGTGCTCCTGCGATTTTAAATCCCTATGATGCTCATGCGGTAGAAGAAGCTGTTCGTTTGAGGGAGGTCCATGGAGGAAAAGTAACGGTTCTGTCGATGGGGCCACCTCAAGCTCGAAATGCAATTCGTAAATGTGTAGAAATTGGCGCCGATGAAGGAATTCTTATATCTGATCGTCGGTTTGCTGGGGCGGATACGTTGGCAACGAGCTACGCACTGTTTAAGGCGATTGAAAAAATTCAAACAGACCAGGGTGTTGACCTCGTTCTTTGCGGTAAGCACGCGATTGACGGCGATACCGGACAAACAGGCCCAGGTGTAGCAAGAAGACTTGGGATTCCACCGTTGACGTGTGTAATCAAAGTCGCAGAAATGAATCTTGAAAAACAAACGATTCGTGTCCACAGAAAAGTAGAAGAAGGGTATGAACTCATTCACTCTCCTCTTCCTTGTTTATTAACGGTAGAAAAAGCAATCAATGAAGTTCGCTACTCACCTTTACCTAATATGCTGAGGGCGACACGTTATGAGCCGAATGTTTGGACGGTTGATGACCTTGAAGATGTTGATATTAAACAGCTTGGTCTTAAGGGCTCTCCTACGATTGTTGGAAAGATGTGGCCTCCTGAAAAGAGTAAAGGAGCTCAAATGATTAATGGAGATGCTGAGGCGCAAGTGAAAGAAGTGGTGAACATTTTGTTAGAACAGCGTGAATTGTTCGACTCCTAA